A segment of the Hyperolius riggenbachi isolate aHypRig1 chromosome 8, aHypRig1.pri, whole genome shotgun sequence genome:
ATTTCAGCGCTTTCTTCACCTGCTCATTcgactgggagatgtagtccatggtgTTTATGACGTTGTACTCAATATTGTTGATGATCTCTTGCTGTTCCACCACCAGAAGGTCCATCTGGATGAATAGGGAGTGCAGTTCCACTATCTGGGCTTCCAGGTCCAGCAGTTGCTTGTGTCTTTCCTGGGCCATTGCCAGGTGCTGCTTGGCTTTGAGGATCTCCAGACCGTGCCCAACAATCTGCGGAGCTGTCGCGGTTTCAATCATTTCGTTGATTTCGTCCTCCTGAAGATTCAAGCCGGCCAGCTCGGCCTGCCGCACGATCTGCTCCTTCAGCTTCCCCACGTACTTCGTCTCCTTGATGTAATGCTGAGTCATGATTTCCCGGTACCTACCGGTCAAAACAGTGAATTGGCTATGCCGGATCCTGTTTTCCACCATCCAGGTTTGGTTGTCTTGGCCCAGAGAGGCTTTCATCTGGCTCAGCTGTGATTGGATGGTTTTGGCGTCTGATGTCAGCAAGTCTTTCATATGGTGAAGCTCCTTCTTGCCTTGGCTGATCTTCGACTCTGTTGTGCTGCAGAGCACCTCTTCCTGCTTCTTCTCAATGTTCTCCACCTTCTCACGGAGGTTTTGCAGAGCTTGGGAGAGGACAGCAACCTCCTGAAAGAACAAGTCCATGTTACTGGGCTCAGAAACCTGGAAGGCTGGATTGTGAAATGCATAAGTATCATCAAAATCTGACTCATTTTGGTCAATTCTGCTCTTCAGCTCCTCCAGACGGTCCTTCATCTTTCTCCCCAGATGGTCAAGAACATCGGCCGTAAGTCAGGCAATGGAAGGGAAACATCAGTACAGCTTGGGATAGTGTAAAGTCACCGTCTCCGAAGCAGCAAGCTCATTGCGTCAAACTGAGCTGCTAAGACATTTTCCTCCCAGGTCCGGCAAATATTGACTGAGTCACTTGGCTCACAAATGGTTTACTCTGCTAGTCACATGTAGAGGAATCCAGGCTGAGCCAAGAGAGGGTGGAGACACcgtcacacaggaagatgccgggAGAGATTTTAGCAGAACCGATTAGGGATGAAGTCACGGCAATTAACCTTTCACGTTGTCCCACCTGTAGGACAGAAAAAGGATCTAGTTACGCTGGACAGAGGAACAGCTTATGTCATCCATGATAACCAACAAGTGCAGTACTCTAATGCCTCGTCTTTAGAGATGTTTACAACTTTTAGAACTTCCAAAAAGCCCCTCAAACCCGGGTGCCATACATGGCAGTGCaagctacagcagtgctggtcTACTGTCTTCCTGCCCGCCACTTTCAGAAGACCACCTATAATAATAAAAGAATGTATATAAAAAGGAATAGACTCTCAGAATGAAATGTGACTTGGTATTGGGCCTGATGAATGCAAACAAAATaagggcgcctggaaatttgggGTGCCATGGAAAGCAGATACTCTACTCTTAAAGTGTAAAGAAGGAaagtattttactatagctaaccctaaccctactctcacacagaaccccccccccccccccctcatgctgattccccctccctcacagacacctttccttacgcctaaccctaaccctactctcacacagaacccccctcaTGCTGATCCCCCTCCCTCACAGACACCTATCCttaggcctaaccctaaccctactctcacacagaacccccccccccccctcatgctgatccccctccctcacagacacctttccttaggcctaaccctaaccctactctcacacagaaccccccccccccctcatgctgatcccccctccctcacagacacctttccttacgcctaaccctaatcctactctcacacagaacccccccccctcatgctgaTCCCCCCTGCCTCACAGACACCTTTccttacgcctaaccctaaccctactctcacacagaaacccCCCTCAtgctgatcccccctccctcacagacACCTTTCCTTACGCCTAACCATCTCCCTGCACAGACATCTTAcctgatgtctaaccttaacccaccCCACGCCTAAACGTAACCCACTCCCACGTctgaccttaacccccccccccccccctccaccaatcGCTGCAAAATAGGCCATAGGTGCCCATTGAAATAGTGGCATTAAGGGGTATTTTGGGTACCGCCACCGATGCCCATTGAAGCGGTATTAAGGGGAAATTTATTGGGCACCACAGGCATCCAAATTTCCCCTCAATACCGCCATTTCAATTGGCGCCTGTGGCTGCCCCCACACTTTGCTGCTAGCGGATGCCCACATTTCCTGCTACACTGATAGACACCCTAGCAATTCAATATGTTTCCCCTCATTACATATCGTGGTGCTGAAATCAGGCTAGGCCCCTCCGGTTTCAGGGTGAACTCCAACCACTCTCATCCATAGTGTCTTCTGATCTGAGGAGTCAGGTGGATTCCCCATCTTTCACTGGTTAGTTCAGATAACTTATATCTCTGTCTGTACGACGACAACCCCTTCAGTGACTGGGGACATGACAGGATCTCTATCAGCCTCTAGTTATAACGGACAATAGTAGAGCTGGCCCTACATCTAGCAATTCTGTggcccgatcgaccatccgatttgataattttatagaactggatgaaaatcagtgccgcaacATATCCGCCTGATGGATGATTCTTTCGTTTTCTGGATGAAAACGGTTGAAAACATTGATTGGACAAGCTGAAAAATCTTGGTCTGATGTGCTCGATTTAGTGCGCGGCAACGGTGTGCGATATCGCATTGGCCTACATTTGCGATGGAACCTTGACCGGccgctgatcccccccccccccccagtacccaTGTGCAGTATGAATTCTCACCTGACCCGTTGGGGTGACTCCCAGCCTCCTCCCCTGTCACCCCTGTGTGGCACCAGGcgcagtgatgtcacacacgccacACATGGTGGCGCTCGCGGTAACGGCAGATGGGGTGATGGGGATGAGGTCGGTAGTCATGCCAGCGGGAGAGGTGAGGATTTACACTGCAcatgggcacattttacatttggGAGCAGTCAGGCAGGCGGCATTGCTAGACCGATTCCTGATAGAGGTCATGCTgatgaaatctattgggaattgTTGTGCAGTGTATGGTCAGCCGACAGATCTTTCTCCAATCAGATTTGAGATCTGTGTCATGGTCATTCTggccatacattgctagatgtatgggtaccttaagggGGGATCATTGGTAGTCAACCTTGAAGCCAAGGGGGCTGTCATCACTTTGGGGCCTACTCTGACTTTTGGGACAGCGTGGCAGATTGCTGAAGGGGGTATATAAGAGCTCTACAATGATTCACCTATAAACCCAAGAattgtttctttaaagaggaactgtcaggaaaatcttaaaatttgaaacacatacaaataagaagtatatgtcTTCCAGAgagtatgttgctgttacttacagtaggaagtagaaatctgacattaccgacaggttttgggttagtccatctcttcatgagggattctcagcatgacatttattctttataaagacactgcctgaaaaagatttatacaatgatgctggccagcctcccagctagctgcacacttttttggcagttggacaaagcaactgccattcactaaatgctttgaaaaataaagaaaaccctgagacccccccatgagaagatgggcttgtCCAAAATTTGTTGGTAatggcagatttctactacctactttaagtgacagcaacataggagaaaagtcatttatggctcattttactctgaaagaaacatacttctaatctgtatatgtttacatgtattttaaattttaaaattttcacgacagaggtcctttaaagaggaactccagtgaaaataatgtaataaaaaagtgcttcatttttacaataattatgtataaatgatttagtcagtgtttgcccattgtaaaatcttttaaatccctgatttacatcctgacatttattacatggtgacattcttactgtgagcaggtgatgtagctgctgcatgtttgtttggcagttggaaacagctgtaaacagctatttcccacaatgcagcaaggtttacagataggaaactgccaggggtacgtactcaagagtttcttgtgggaggggtttcaccacaatatcagtcatacagcgccccctgatagtctgtttgtgaaaaggaatagatttctcatgtaaaagggggtatccgctactgattgggataaagttcaattcttggtcggagtttctctttaaggctatggcctcaattcactaagcttaactcctgtctttaataactcttcagagctgttttacagttatcacaattataccgccatggtgataactgtaaaacagctcagaagagttattaaagacaggagttaaccaccctggcgttctgattaaatcgccagggtggctgcgggagggttttttttaaataaaaaaaaaactatttcatgcagccaactgaaagttggctgcatgaaagcccactagagggcgctccggaggcgatcttccgatcgcctccggcgcccagaataaacaaggaaggccgcaatgagcggccttccttgttttgcttatatcgtcgccatagcgacgagcggagtgacgtcatcgacgtcagccgacgtcgtgacgtcatcgacgtcagccgacgtcgtgacgtcagccgcctccgatccagcccttagcgctggccggaactttttgttccggctacgctgggctcaggcggctggggggaccctctttcgccgctgctcgcggcgaatcgccgcagagcggcggcgatcaggcagcacacgcgactggcaaagtgccggctgcgtgtgctgctttttatttcattaaaatcggcccagcagggcctgagcggcagccgctggcggtgttggacgagctgagctcgtccagaccgctcagctggttaagcttagtgaattgaggcctatgtctccacttgtgcgttttacagcagatttttcacatagaaaatttgcattagtGTAGCAACAAATGGTAGTGAATGGGTAAGCTTCCATTCAATGGGAATTTTTCGtaattgatcgaaaaaaaaagtggtcctgcttcattttttttctgatattTTGCGTGTATCATCCACGATTCGCGTATAATGCTTTTCGATGGCATTGGATAGCAATGCGAATTTTCTCGTTAATTGCTCGAATTGGCTTATAATTCACTTTATACCcagcatggttacaggaagttgtcagccgtCATGACTAAGCGGTCTCTAGGCAGATTATGTAATTGTTAactaatgcaaaattttgcgtccGACATTTCACATAAAACGCACACAAATttacatgtgattttttttttttgccaatcagaaaaatcacTTACAATTTTTGGGATGCAAAAAATTCAGACCACAGTGGAAACGTagcataagggctggtgcacaccaagcatttttggtagcgttttcaaaaccgctgccgcttgtgaaaacgcttggctaatgtatctcaattggatggtgcacaccagcgttttgaggttttaagcaaaccgcaaacgtgggtcctgcagcatttttgcggtttacagacgcgtttctgcctcagtgtaaagtataggaaagtggaaaactgctctgaaaaacgctagatcagagcggttttccaggcgtttttgttatagtagctgttcagtaaccgctttactgtaacaatatatgaaatctgctacacaaaaacgctccaaaaaccgctaggcatgtctaGAAAACCTCTCGCCCCGTTTACatccggcgattttggcaaaaacaCTCAAGcgatagtgctttttaaagcgctcgtgccataataccctatgggcccattctcacttgggcgatttgcgttaatcgttggcgattaacgcaaatctccAAATGCACATttttatcctgcaccattttcaggcgatttcccgatgatcgcgtttagtgctatagaagcgctattcGCGATCGCGAAAAATCAGCAGGTGTGAATTTTTTTCCCGCGTTAATTGCCAAAAATCGCCaaagcaaaagcgctagcgttttgcaagtgtaaatggggcctaacatgcctaaaatcgctctgaaaatctgcttcaaagacctctagcgttttgcagatctgctagaggtttttggtgtgtactGGGCCTAAATGACGTCTGTCAGCTGTAGGCCACTTTCAGGAGGGGTGAAGTGAACTCTGTTAGTTCTGGTCACATTTATTATACCATATATTGACATCACAAACTTCAGAAACTTCCCAGTAACAGCGGGAGATGTATTTGTGGTGCTTTCACATCGTAGAGGTCGTAGCGGACCTAATAAGCCCATCAGGGTGTGACAATCGATAACAACCTTGTATAACCTTGTATAATGCGTAATGATGGGTTTGACAGACGTACAATGGAGGGTCAGTCCTATCGCATTACATGGACAGCTCTGCACCTGTTACCCCACACAAAGTCTACCTAAGGGCTATTTCACATCGAAAATCGACAAAACAAAATGCAATCGCCGCATAATGACCCCCGGTGTGAAACAGACAGCCAGAGTGAAACACAACCAACTCCATAGGTTCTGCCTGcagtccgaagacataacaaaagttatttaggtgatacctttaatgactaactgtacaagattcctttgcaagctttcaaaactttaagtttctttttcaggcatgtttcagaactggatcagagccATACCATACCAgaaccatctatatatataatagactattaggccacatacagacatcagaccatagtctttggaaaatgaaagatcacagaccaatcttaccacccttcctgtagtataagagccatactctacacagtcttttctatggagctgaactccacatcaggaaaaaatctttgcaagatgctgcacacacagatgctgtacagacacaaaagatcagtatctgcaaaagatctgttcctgccaaaaatccattcctgcaaattgcaattatagtctatgagatctgcagatcatcatacacacatgatttaactgacatccatctgcagatcagatccaccaggatggattttcagatctgcagatgaatgtcagttaaatcatgtgtgtatgatgatctgcagatctcatagactatcattgcaatttgcaggaatggatttttggcaggaacagatcttttgcagatactgatcttttgtgtctgtacagcatctgtgtgtgcagcatcttgcaaagattttttcctgatgtggagttcagctccatagaaaagactgtgtagagtatggctcttatactacaggaagggtggtaagattggtctgtgatctttcattttccaaagactatgatctgatgtctgtatgtggcctaagtgcctcaaccttggagcaagaagaagaagtactttgcatgagaaaatgtatgcgtgctcaattaccaagtttaaggcctcttttccacggactgttgagctgtgtgctcagcaagcagttaccaggcagcagcaagcagttaccaggcagcagcaagcagttaccaggcagcagcaagcagttaccaggcagcagcaagctgttaccaggcagcagtaagcagttaccaggcagcagtaagcagttaccaggcagcagcaagcagttaccaggcagcagcaagcagttaccaggcagcagcaagcagttaccaggcagcagcaagcagttaccaggcagcagcaagcagttaccaggcagcagcaagcagttaccaggcagcagcaagcagttaccaggcagcagccagctgttaccaggcagcagccagctgttaccaggcagcagccagctgttaccaggcagcagccagctgttaccaggcagcagccagctgttaccaggcagcagtaagcagttaccaggcagcagtaagcagttaccaggcagcagcaagcagttaccaggcagcagcaagctgttaccaggcagcagcaagctgttaccaggcagcagcaagctgttaccaggcagcagcaagctgttaacaggcagcagcaagctgttaacaggcagcagcaagctgttaacaggcagcagcaagctgttaccgggcagtagtgagcagttgtaagagtttgagaggcattttactgcctatcaactgtccgtggtaaagaggcctaccctagcaagtctggctttgcaaatctggcctaattggctattcatgaggcaatgctcatgcaaatatgcttttgcatgccaaactatgcagggtcaaaaagccaataccgcaaagcggtcgccctgctacatgccagtgatgagcgaaaatgcaaaaatttgtttcgacaaatttttaccgaattttcgcctaatttcgttttgacaagcaaattttccatctaattttttcgcgttaattttcgcctaatgccagtcattttcgcgttacttgcgtattattgctgacattttccgcataagggcattagcgtccgcattcagagaagtttcttgcgcatcattgcggacatttttccgtataaacttccgcatagactgaatttccatgcggattattgtggacatttttctgcataagggcataagcatccacatacaatgaattttcgatgctggtcgaaaacgcaaatatttctgaagattttcgtgaaaattcgccaaaaacgaaaatgggatttttgatgcgaaactgctacatgctacattagcactatccaggagcgccacagggaggattcccaatgccccctttttatacaaccggggggaccgcgggtcccaggctctctcactgcctgggaaccacagcggcatcccggagggggaggctaggtggtgcaggcgaccccccccccccccccccaagcgtggccagtgccgggagagccgtctgcacccacctcccaatattagaaacaggcacttaccttaacgtccattgcgttctgctacatgcacattaacttgggggcaccacatgagaaaggagtgaagcatgggtcaccccaagctttagagctcagggctggctcacatacaacactccagaggggggggggggggagggaggacaggcgcagactactcactccagggctcacaccaccagagcaagccatccaccacctgcctccaaaggatacaaactgcaaaaaatgctttccatgagaaaattaatgcgcatgtagcagaacgcaatggacgttaaggtaagtgcctgtttttaatattgggaggtgggtgcggacggctctccctggcgctggccacacttggggggggggggggggtcggctgcgccacccagcctccggggtgccactgtggttcccaggcagtgagagagcctgggaccctgcggtccctccggttgtataaaaaggggggcattgggaatcctccccgtggcgctcctggatagtgctaatgtagcatgaacttattcccgcagggcgaccgctttgcagtattggttttttgaccctgcatagtttggcatgcgaaagcaaatgcatatttgcatgagcattgcctcattaatagccaattaggccagatttggaaagccagacttgctagggttaaacttggtgtttgagcacgcatacattttctaatggaaagcctaaaggtgggtacacacatcagataaaagtctttggaaaatgaaagatcacagaccaatgttacacccttcatgtagtatgagagccatactctacacagtctattctatggagctgaactccccatcagataacattttttgcaagatgctgcacacaaagatgctgtacacatgcaacagatcagtatctgcaaaagatttgttcctgcaaaaaatcagtttctgcaaaatgcattcatagtctatgatatctgcagatctcatgctgggcatacacggtatgttttctaccatgtaatcgagccgctgatggctcgattgataatttccgacgtgtctgaTACCCCGccagatcgattctgcgctcgataccggcgggcaggacaaaagaagaaacgagtggaaaataagaaagcgctcgattacacggtagaaaatgtaccatgtatgcccagcataatacacaccttgtttgacggacattcatctgcagatcagacaatcatctgcagatccaaagatccatcctggttgatctgatctgcagatgattgtccgttaaacaaggtgtgtatgagatctgcagatatagactatgaatatattttgtaggtactgatcttttgcaggaactgatcttttgcagatactgatcttttgtgtctgtacagcatctgtgtgtgcagcatcttgcaaagatttctagctgatggggagttcagctccatagaatagactgtgtaggtatggctctcatactacatgaagggtggtaagatttctatctgatggggagtgcagctccatagaatagactgtgtaggtgtggctctcatactacatggaagggggtaagatttctgtctgatggggagtgcagctccatagaatagactgtgtaggtatggctctcatactacatggaagggggtaagatttctgtctgatggggagtgcagctccatagaatagactgtgtaggtatggctctcatactacatggaagggggtaagatttctgtctgatggggagtgcagctccatagaatagactgtgtaggtatggctctcatactacatggaagggggtaagatttctatctgatggggagtgcagctccatagaatagactgtgtagagtatggctctcatactacatgaagggtggtaagattggtctgtgatctttgattttccaaagacttttatctgatgtgtgtacccacctttattcttcttgcttcaaggttgaggcacgtactctattagatagatagaagatgcggcgtatgctacgacgcgggtcggctagtacatatggttctgatccaattctgaaacatgcctgaagaagaaacttaaagtttggaaagcttgcaaagaaatcttgtacgttTAGGGCCCGTTTCGCACGTGTCTGCGGCTACGCAGACAAATCCCATCAGTTGTGCCACTGCACGGctgtgggattcgcagcctcctgcACCATTTCGGATGGCAATGCCAGCCGAATcgcattcggccggcggcgccattgtaCCATATgaaagagtttccccgcgcgatctgCCTGCAGGTAATCTCTGCGGATTCAGTGTGGAAACTGTGGCAGTCGAAACAGGCCCTCAATCAATAAAGTTATCAcctaaacagcttttgttgttatgtctttggattctgTCCATGACTATTACCTGACCACACCACGCATCTGCCTGCAGTCTCTCTGAAACATGCCCTATGCCCCTGCCCATCtctcataaaacacacacacacgcactataggtagccagctataggtcccccagtatggatagcccatacggttgcccccagtataggctagataggtaggtgcccgcagtatatgttagataggtaggtgcagggccgggccgaggcataggctggagaggctccagcctcagggcgcagtgtaggagggggggcacaattcattcagctgtcattcctaattgtgtttgaagcagaaagaaataagaaaaggggatacatggcagtgactgcaagccatataattagatattaaggtgttggggagcttGTGGGccttgtggcgcctcttagtctaatagcaatcagtgtgtgatggctggggtggcagggatggagggggacactttggtgtgtcagccttgggtgctggaggaccttgtcccggctctgggtaggtgcctccagtacacaggtagccaagcataggagtGGGGATGTGGGCATAGAGGAGTTTCAACTCACCTTCCGCGATCCCACAACCACGCAGCCTttatcttcttcctgtcccggcgtccATCGCATTGGTAAGAGtgaccccctgtgatgacatgcggttacgtcatcacaggggggcgctgttaccaacacGACAGACGCCGCGACAGGAAGAAGATAAAAGCTGCGTGCGTGTGGGGATCGCGGAAGGTGAGTTGAAACTCTGCTATGCCCGTTCCCCCTGCCATTGCGCCCTCCCTCCTGCCGCTCCGCCCGATGCCCTAGGCGGTCGCACCGTTTGAACGCCCGTAAACACTGCCTGCGCCTTTTTAAACAGGTGCCCTGATCAAGCATATGCTCTTGAATAGCTACCTGCAGCATCTCCCTATttggttttaaaggacaactgaagtgagaggaatatggaggctgccatagttatttcatcctgctgatcctctgcctctaatacttttagccatagcccctgaacaagcatgcagcaaatcaggtgtttctgacattgtcagatctgcaagattagctgcatgcttgtttctggtgtgagtcagacactaccgcagccagatagatcagcagggctgccaggcaactggtattgtttaaaagggaataaatatggcagcctccatatttttttcacttcagttgtcctttaaaggaaatgtcactttttttttttgagaaaacagAAGGCATTCAGCTCAGCTCAATGCTTCTTGtgcacataaatctcagccaatcCACAGTGTTTCCTACAGAAAGCACCGCATGGGAGTCCTAAAACTGTCTCCTGTCAGGGGTGTGGTGCAGGTGTAATAAAATTAGTGACAAGGGCTCCTGCTCTGCTCAGCCAATCATGCTGTAGACACACTGTGAGTCGTTTCTGAGTGTATTTCTGAACCTCAGTGCTTTCTGAGCGGTTTTTAAAAAGCAATCCCATtgtcttgcattaaaattgcggtaagaaTGCTGCGACCgcaattttaaaaacaaaattgcGGCaatttaagggctagttcacatctGAAGCACAAATCGTGAATCACTATGGCAATTTGCGATTcgaaatttttgcatttttaccGTTATTTTTGATTCCTGTTCAGTAGAACAAGAATCACAACGTTTCACACTGGGCACTTTGGTAGCGTTCTGGATTTCCCTGTGGATGCATTCTCACCGCAGAGTTTGTGATTTGTATCAATCATGCAGCGCTTTGGGGGCTATTGCCTTGTAATTCTCATTG
Coding sequences within it:
- the LOC137528651 gene encoding syntaxin-3-like; its protein translation is MKDRLEELKSRIDQNESDFDDTYAFHNPAFQVSEPSNMDLFFQEVAVLSQALQNLREKVENIEKKQEEVLCSTTESKISQGKKELHHMKDLLTSDAKTIQSQLSQMKASLGQDNQTWMVENRIRHSQFTVLTGRYREIMTQHYIKETKYVGKLKEQIVRQAELAGLNLQEDEINEMIETATAPQIVGHGLEILKAKQHLAMAQERHKQLLDLEAQIVELHSLFIQMDLLVVEQQEIINNIEYNVINTMDYISQSNEQVKKALKYQKQSRVATAVSAILGLCACCTCLSCMSAGAVR